The genome window AACAGAGTGCTGAGTTTGTAATTTTCATGCTACCATCATTTGAATTTGATCTTACCCAAAAGAATGATCTCAAGTTGAACTTGCTGTACGTAGTAACCCATCATACTTTTGGAAAGTAAAGATCTTCATCTAAAAATGTACGCTTGCATTGCCTGATAAACTGTATTTAAGTACAGTAGTACTTCATTAGCGCTCAGCACTTTGAATAAAGTGAGGATATATTTATCTCTACCAAACTAGAAGAAAAACTACAATCCTAATAGTGTGCATGAATATTTCAGGATATCTGGGAAATACCCTCCTCCTGAACAGCTTGCAGGCCCCGTTATGTATTCATATCAGTCCAGAGGAAGGCCAAGGAAAAACTGGACAACAGCTACGGTATGTAAAGATTTCAGAACCTTAACTTGggtgtcttttatttttacattttatgtctTTATTGTTTCTGTCTGGAATATTTTTCAAGCCCAGAGGTATGGATGGTGAGCAAAAATAGTGTTTCTTTTATGCATGATATGTTggaatttaaacattttatgtTAGATTGACTTAAATTGCATGTTTCAGAAGTGTTATAACTTTAGTTAGAGCATTATCTTTATGCaggtttttaaagtaaaattccaTGTTTTGCGCAACAAGTTCTGTGGCATGGATCATCAGTATCCTTATCCTGATTACTTGCTGAGTGGCCATTTCAGTTTACAAAGCGTTGATCTTAATTTTAGGAAAGAATCTTACAATATCTTCTTtgcaaaaattttttctttaaaatatgctTAAGGTGTATCTTTAATTAATCCTTTGGAAAGAAGAGATGGGATACTTCAGATTTGTATTCATGAAAtggtttttaatttgtttttaaaaggtGTTGTGCTTGTGGACCATGTTTTTGACTGATTTCAAGACTTGTATGGTTCAATAGTTTAGTCTTTGTGTGAAATTTCAATTCAGGTTTATATCACGAAAGGGTTAGTGCATTTTTCAAATGGAGATTGATAATTTAAAGATTGATATTTGTATGaattagtaaaaatattttatcaagagTACAATCACCCttggaaatataattttctaaaaGAGATAGTTTATTGAAGCAAACCTATTTTATAcatcaaaatttaatatatttatacctcACACTTGATTACAGGGTTTACCAACAATGATCCCAATAACCCATCCTCCCATGAATCACTCTGATGATGCAGATGATGAAGAAAGCAAGCCTTTCAAGTGCAATTTGTGTGGAAAGTCATTCAAGTTGAAAGGAGGGCTTGTGCAGCATGAAAGAACGCACAGTAGTGATCGACCCTATGTGTGTCCAGACTGTGGAAAGTTATTTCGGCAACCAACTCACCTTCAGCAGCACCTTCGTATTCACACTGGAGAAAAACCTTACGAATgtgcattttgtgataaaacttttaGACAGAGAACAATATTAAATCAGCACTTACGTATTCACACCGGAGAAAAGCCGTATGCATGTATGGAATGTGGGAAACAATTCCGGCAAAAAGCCATCCTTGACCAGCACTTTAGAACCCATTTGGGAGACAAGCCTTACGCATGCCCGCATCCTGAATGTAGAAAACATTTTAGAGAGATGGCAACACTTATTTCTCACATGAAGTGCCATAAAGATGTGCCTGATCCTAGAATTGTTTTACAGCAAGCTAAGCGGCTTGTTAAAGAGGAACGCGATGACCTGATTCCCGGTAATCTTAACTTGAATAGGGAACAGCATGGCGAGGGAAGTAGAGAAATAGTACAAGATATAATGGAGCAGAACAGAGGGATGGGACTTGAAAGAGTAGGCCAAGACAGAAGACTAAGCATGGATAGTGTGACCCAGGAGAGAAATATGGTTCAAGACAGGGTCGGTCAAGAAAGAAATGAACAGGATCAAAGAAACAATAGGTGTGGAGGATCAGAACAAGGTAGATACCAAGGCAGCCAGGAACAGAACAGACAAAACCATCACTCTTTCCCAGGTCACAGCAGTTCAGAGGAGTCATCTGCCCAGAAGTCTCCACACAATGTGCCACAACACTCATCAGGTGAtcaatcaaatgagagagttccATCCCATTCACAGCCACAAATATCCCCGAACATGGTCCCAACTCCACAAATGGCAATGGCCAACTTAATTCCATATCCCCATTCTATTTTCCCAGCAACCTCATATATGATGCCTCCTCCAGACCCAAGACAATACAATCCACATTCGCAGGCAGGTTCATCTCACCCCCGGCCAAGCCAATAGCTGCATTTGTCATAagtcgtacaaaaaaaaaaaaaagaaaaagaaaaaaaaatgtatgttatGGCTTTGGTTGTACAGTACCTAATCCCAGTGGTGTAGGTAACTATTTTTTGTACATTAATGTAACCAATATTAGCGTGAAAGTAGAGCTATGCAATgagttaaaaaaattatgtaattgcTAAGCAAATTTTgacaaataatttcattattactCCAAAACCTAAAATTTGACAGTTAAGTCATTGTGAGTCTAATGCTAaatcaatattatatatctagctgaatgaaaattgaaaattttcaagGTTAGCAGTTCCTAAATCAAAcaaatttttcccaaaaaaatatataattcatccCAGTGAGCAAAGGTTGATCTCTAAGCAttaaatctgttattgttagttaGGGGTGCTGTGTTAGTTTTTAGATGTAGTTTTATGatggtattttattattttttttagcatttattttcttataaaactaATGTAAATTGACTGTTTAAATGCTTTTAAGAATCCCAATGTGTGTAGGTTTGTAGTCTTTCTTACATGACAGCAATTTAGAATTATTGAAAGTGCAAAAAATCATTTATCCAATGAAAAAGTATTAATATACAGTATAAGCTATTATGTTTTGTTTTACCTCCAGGATGTTAGTATAAGGGCTCTGCAGTACAAGCGATTTGCATCCTAAACATTCAGGAGCAATATAATTTTCTGGCTTTCAGTACATCTTGACCTAAAACTCACACTTGTAAATTATGGACAGCATACTTGAATTATGTGGATAAACTATTGCAGAAGCTGTAAGGCATACACAGCTTATGGTCAACGTATTGCAAATGTTATAGTGTAATTTACTGTACTATGAACATTATTCTGATTTAAGTAACCTCTGAAAATcaacagatgccaatagtcccttgtgtACACAATTTTTCAacttaaccggtttccagctggtgctaagtTATTTATcgtaatgttaagactgaaggtttgttagttatgaaaaatacaaatttataaaaaatttgtaatttttaacatttttaaacccAAACCTTAAGGTATAAATCAAAGGAATACAAATTACCTGCACTAGACTGGAAATGAACGATATACCAATTATGTACCTGTACTAGGCTGAAAAATAACAGGCAGGTTCTTCTCAAAACACAATTGGGCATTGGAAGAAATGTTCGTGGTGCACTGAACTTATAAAGCCTGGTTTTTTCATGATCAGTGTGTGCAGCATAGAACATCTATTGTCGCCCACAGAAGATTATGCTTTATATTGTCAAACTCTTTCATATCTAAAGTACAAGATGATTTACAGAACCCAAAACTGATAGTATATATGTGAATTAATTGAAAGTCAAGCTTTTGCTGGTAGTTAACATATAATTATTACTTTTGAGATCATTGGTCAAAGACCATGGACCCTCAATAAAATACTTTACCTTTTAAAGAGAACAAAGAGTGGATCAAAAGTACTGTGCTTACCTGGTAAAACTTCATATGCAGCTCATCCTGAAATGTTGATGGTCAAGCTatctaaatttcaaaattttaatagaAGCTAATTTCTTGCAGTTTCTTTTTCTATACAACTTCCACTGCAATCAGAGGTTGGGACTAGTGTTACTTTTACCTATTAATGAGAACAATGCATAAAttagtgaacagtgtatcaacattgttgttgatATGGTGGTAGAGGCTTTACacagtattattatataacaaaCGAACACGTAATTGTGGGGATTGTTAACTTTCATATTTATGAATTACCTTCTCAAATTAAAATATCTGTGCACATACctacctttaaaaaataaaatttgtggaTAAAATAATGAGTGCCACAAACACAAGTTCAGTTGGCCCTTGACTTGGCAAGGTTTATTCAAAGAGACTTCCCCTACAAGTTGGATGTAGCGTGATTAAAATTTCTCATGAACTTGCATAATGTATTGTATACTgtaccttttcatttatataaataccCTCAGCACATCCTCTTGTAAAAAGTACAATCATCTCAACAGTACTTGCAATACCTGAAACAATATCATTGGTACACAGATACTACATATAGTTAAATGCTTTCATTGAAAAGtacttcacacaaaaaaaaataatacactttcAGTACTGAAGCAACAGAGTAATGTTTTCCTATATTTAAGATAATTGCCTCAACAATTTAATACTTTCCTATATTTAAGACAGTTAATGTTTAATCACCAAGAAGGGGAACTTAAAGAATCTAAGAATGACTGCAACTACAGAACAAATGAAtactaaatagaaaaatataacaatttgctagtaaaatagtttttttaaaaactatgaaACATACATTACTTGTATTCATAAAGAACCTCATGGATCCCCTCAGTGGTGTGGTGagcttggtgttggcctgccaccttggtggccgtgaGTTTGATTCTTGAGGGCATGCCATTGAGGCatcagaggtgtgtatttctggtgatagaagttccctctcgacgtggtttggaagtcatgtaaagccattgatcccgttgctgaataaccactggttccatgcaacgtaaaaactccatacaaacaaagaacCTTGTACTAAAGTGTCCCAAATGGCAAATTGAAAATTCACTCATTTTATACAGCTGAATATGGAGTTTAGTACTTCCTTGTCAAGACTGACCTATATTTTATGGTTATCTTAAATCTCTCGATGCTTCCATAACTCATAAACCACAGAGTAATTTATGGGGGGAAATCCtacacataagaaaatgaaaaagctagaTATTTGAAACTTTAAACTCATTTTCCTTACCTTAAAATTCATGGTACATACTGGAGATCCTTTTCCCTGTAAGGTAGTGCAGCAAGTAAGGTTATGCTTTACTGTAGCAAATTGGTTTTTCATCACTAACATTGTACCAAGTTGTGGTTTGCTGAATCTTAATGTTGTCCACTAAAAGTAATGCCTTAATTTTGGCAATTTCTCTGGTCAATGCCAACATCAGGATATAGGTTAAAAAGATGACTACTTCTGAAGGTTCTTGAGATTCACAAACTGCGCTAAATGTTACATTTTGGAAAAACCGTGTACTACATCTTGTTCAGTGCAGATATTATACCTGAATTAAAACGTATACTACCACGAAAAGTAGCAAAAGGAAAGAACCTCGTTACATGACGAAAAAAAGATATGTTACCATTCACAAGAATAATGACCCCAGCAAAAGTGAGAGCATTACAG of Macrobrachium nipponense isolate FS-2020 chromosome 33, ASM1510439v2, whole genome shotgun sequence contains these proteins:
- the LOC135203114 gene encoding LOW QUALITY PROTEIN: B-cell CLL/lymphoma 6 member B protein-like (The sequence of the model RefSeq protein was modified relative to this genomic sequence to represent the inferred CDS: inserted 1 base in 1 codon); its protein translation is MIFSHVWRRQVHQSLLQPCSPGSLGFLQGDHQSITMSSSWEKNQKYFAKSLFLASHRYISSDKGPGGNMSYLPPWAPATGGGPYPPHMLPPHHSPTSSQHTPTSQNSQNSAQPSNSASVYQNLSPVVKTPTTTSAPTTPSSDASKTSHISSPTSVSSPITSASNAQSASSGSIGPSSSSSSTSSVALGDXYQPQGFQRSESPPLKRPILPDAIKGEVHALDSPTEMILGIPGPSALDFKARKISGKYPPPEQLAGPVMYSYQSRGRPRKNWTTATGLPTMIPITHPPMNHSDDADDEESKPFKCNLCGKSFKLKGGLVQHERTHSSDRPYVCPDCGKLFRQPTHLQQHLRIHTGEKPYECAFCDKTFRQRTILNQHLRIHTGEKPYACMECGKQFRQKAILDQHFRTHLGDKPYACPHPECRKHFREMATLISHMKCHKDVPDPRIVLQQAKRLVKEERDDLIPGNLNLNREQHGEGSREIVQDIMEQNRGMGLERVGQDRRLSMDSVTQERNMVQDRVGQERNEQDQRNNRCGGSEQGRYQGSQEQNRQNHHSFPGHSSSEESSAQKSPHNVPQHSSGDQSNERVPSHSQPQISPNMVPTPQMAMANLIPYPHSIFPATSYMMPPPDPRQYNPHSQAGSSHPRPSQ